The genomic region GTTTACCACGGATATGGCCTGGGCCATGGGCTGAACGTCTTGGGTGGCCACGGCGTTCAGCTTATCAACGTAGGCCAGTATGTCGCTGAGCTGGGCGGCAAGCGGCTCCAGATCGGCGTCGGCAATTTCCAGTCTTGCCAGATGGGCGACATGACGGACATCTTCAAGGGTCAGCTTCATTTGATTCCTTCTTATCTCCGGACCAGGATGGGGCTGAAGCCATCCTTGCGCAACCGCTCGAT from Thermodesulfobacteriota bacterium harbors:
- the gatC gene encoding Asp-tRNA(Asn)/Glu-tRNA(Gln) amidotransferase subunit GatC: MKLTLEDVRHVAHLARLEIADADLEPLAAQLSDILAYVDKLNAVATQDVQPMAQAISVVNAFREDVPKASCPLDQTLANAPATADDMFEVPKIIE